From Veillonellales bacterium:
TTTTCAGTCCTCTAAATCCTTGAGCTTTTTAATATTATCGGCAATTAAATAATAATCCAGCAGCCGCATCCGTTCCGAGCTTGCCTTTAAGTTATAAACCATGGATATAATGGTCCGGGATAACTTCACCGGATCATGGCGCACCAAATTGGTTTCGCTGATAATATTGGCAGCCTCCACCTTGACGCCCAATGCCTCAATCGCCTCAATATCCGCCACGACCGGATAGGCGCCCTGACTGGCATAAAGCGTCCGCAGATTATCCGCTACATCCTGGGAATTAACCACTACATAGTCAATAGCCCCGGGACCCACATGATCCAAAATTGCCCGTACATGATCGGCAGCCGTATATCCATCCGTCTCTCCCGGCTGGGTCATCACGTTGCATATATAAATTTTCACTGCCGAAGTCTGGCGCAAAGCTTCCGCCACTTCTTTTACCAGCAGGTTCGGCAGCACGCTGGTATATAAGCTGCCCGGCCCTAAAATAACCGCATCCGCTTCCCGGATCGCTTCCAAAGCGCTTTTTACCGGAGTAACGTCCCGAGGCCGCAAAAATACCCGCCGGATTCGTTTATGCGCCAAGGGAATCTGCGATTCTCCCTCAACAATGCTGCCGTCTTCCATCTCCGCCGCCAAACGCACCGTTTCCGTCGAAGCAGGCAGCACCTGTCCCCTTACGGCTAACACTTTGCTGGACTCTTTCAGTGCCTTTTCCACATCTCCCAGCACTTCCGTCATGGCAGCAATAAACAGATTGCCAAAATTATGCCCGGACAAATCGCCGGCACCGCCAAAACGATGCTGAAACAACTTTTCCATCAAGGGCTCCGTATCAGCCAGCGCCACCAGACAGTTGCGCAAATCTCCGGGCGGAATCATTCCCAGATCCTGCCGGATCCGGCCGGAAGAACCACCGTCATCGGCTACCGTAACAATCGCCGTAATATTGCTGGTTACACTTTTTATCCCCCGGAGCAGCACCGACAAACCGGTGCCGCCGCCAATCACCGTCACCGCCGGTCCCCGGTTCAGTTTGCGCTTTTCGAAAATGATTTCAATCAGGCGATCGGCACCTTCCGGAATCAGCACACTGATCACGGAACGGATAATTTGGCGGGTAGCCAGCGTCATAATCGCCAATCCGCACAGAATCACCGTAATTCCCACCAAAGTAGTAACCGTATAATGATAGTTGCCTGTCATCAAATAAGCCATCCTAAAGATCGTTTCTTCGATGACCCCGACATATTTATAGTTAAAGACGATGGCTAACCCGATACTGGCTGCAATAACCCCCAGGGAAA
This genomic window contains:
- a CDS encoding gluconeogenesis factor YvcK family protein; translation: MHFLKWMYPGIKLKRWLLLFSLGVIAASIGLAIVFNYKYVGVIEETIFRMAYLMTGNYHYTVTTLVGITVILCGLAIMTLATRQIIRSVISVLIPEGADRLIEIIFEKRKLNRGPAVTVIGGGTGLSVLLRGIKSVTSNITAIVTVADDGGSSGRIRQDLGMIPPGDLRNCLVALADTEPLMEKLFQHRFGGAGDLSGHNFGNLFIAAMTEVLGDVEKALKESSKVLAVRGQVLPASTETVRLAAEMEDGSIVEGESQIPLAHKRIRRVFLRPRDVTPVKSALEAIREADAVILGPGSLYTSVLPNLLVKEVAEALRQTSAVKIYICNVMTQPGETDGYTAADHVRAILDHVGPGAIDYVVVNSQDVADNLRTLYASQGAYPVVADIEAIEALGVKVEAANIISETNLVRHDPVKLSRTIISMVYNLKASSERMRLLDYYLIADNIKKLKDLED